GTCCGGTATCCGGATCGGCCAATACTACATGGTTCTTGCCGACCTCGACAACAACGCTGAAGTGTCCCATGTAGCCGTGCATCATCCATGCGATGATTGTGGGGATTCTTTTACGATAATTTTCCCGGAGGTCCTTCCATGAATTCCGCGAACGAGCCGAAACAGAAAATCCAAGCTTTTTTAGCGCACGGATAAGGTCGTCATTCGACATGCCATTTCGGTCTAAATTGCATGCCCGCATAAGCCGCGCCCGTGAGAACGTCCTATCGTAAAAGCGCCCAACCATAGCAACGCACGTGGGACCGCAATCATGGCCATTTTTCTGTTTTAGAACGGGAATAGAGAGCATATCCTTATCTTGTTTAACAGCTCATTGTGCACCGGTTCCCGGTAAAATTCAAGTGCGCCGGAAAACCCTGCAATGAAAAAAGCCCTCCCGAAAAAAGGCTGATACGAAAAGGATGCCGTCGCTCTCCTGTACAGTTTCGTTTCTGAAGTGATGTTTTCCTTAAATAATGAGAATTAAAAATCCACGCCGCTAGCATGCGTCGTGGATGATGCTTGATTCAAGAGCCTGGCGCATCCTTTCGAAGATAAAATCTCGGGGGACTGATAACCTTATATCGCTTGTCCCGCTCAACCTTACCATCGCCTTCGACTTTTACAACTTCTATTTTCACCTTTCGTGATTCCTCGTTTTTCACCGGATCAGCAG
The sequence above is drawn from the bacterium genome and encodes:
- a CDS encoding cysteine peptidase family C39 domain-containing protein, producing the protein MLSIPVLKQKNGHDCGPTCVAMVGRFYDRTFSRARLMRACNLDRNGMSNDDLIRALKKLGFSVSARSRNSWKDLRENYRKRIPTIIAWMMHGYMGHFSVVVEVGKNHVVLADPDTGRHRKLLKEVFMRLWFDYDDVFFPKRAKDIHLRWAVSVRGVKSA